DNA sequence from the Gemmatimonadota bacterium genome:
GGGCGGCCCAGAGACGCGTGTCGTCAGGCAGGTTCGGGTCGACCGCCAGATCGGGTCGCGGCGGACGCGCGGCGAGCTGCCTGGTGCCCTCCTCGACGCCGAAGACGCCGGTTTCGTTTCCGACCAGGTTGATGGAACCCGTCAGGGCGTTCCGGTCTATGACGATCTCGACCAGGTCGCCGTCGAGCACCTTGCCGATGGGGCCTCCTGCCAGGGCCTCGGGGCCGACGTGCCCTATGCAGGCACCGGTTGAAATGCCGGAAAAGCGGGCGTCGGTCACCACGGCGACGTGCTTGCCGAAGGACAGGTGTCTCAGCGCGGCAGTGATCTGGTACGTCTCCTCCATCCCGGCGCCCATGGGGCCGCGGCAGATGAGGATCAGCACGTCACCGGGCTTGATCCGGTCCTCGTTCCGGCTCTTGATGGCGGCGATGGCGTCCCGTTCCCGGGTGAAGACCCGCGCGGGCCCCGTTTTTCGGTATACCCCGTCCGGATCGACCACGGTCGGGTCGATCGCCGTGCTCTTGATCACGGCGCCTTCGGGCGCGAGATTGCCCCTGGGAAACGTTACCGTGCTCGTCAGTCCCCGGTTCCGCGCCCGTTCGGGCGACATGATCACCTCATCCGGATCGATTCCGTCGACCTGCTTCAATCGCGCTCGAACCAGCCTCCGTCTTTCGGATGTTTGCCACCAGTCCAGGATTTCGCCCAGGGTAGACCCGGCCGCGGTGCGCACCTTTTCGTTCAACAGGCCCGCTTCGCGGAGGTGCAGCATCACTTCCGGCACGCCCCCGGCAAGGAAGGCGATCACCGTGGGATAACCCGTCGGGCCGTTCGGCAATACGTCCACCAGCCGCGGGGTTCGCCGGTTTATCCTGACCCAGTCCTCTATCGTGGGACGGCGCAACCCGGCGGCATGGGCGACCGCGGGGATGTGCAGCAGCAGGTTGGTCGAACCTCCGAAGGCGGCATGGACCGTCATGGCGTTCTCGAGCGCGTCTTCGGTCAGGATCTTCCGGACGGTCAGCCCCTCGGCTTCAAGCCGCATAAGCGCCCGGGCCGAACGCCGGGCCATGTCGGTCCAGATGGGCTGGCCGGACGGCGCCAGCGCGCTGTGGGGCAGGGAAAGTCCGAAGGCTTCACCCACGACCTGCGAGGTGGCCGCCGTGCCCAGGAACTGGCAACCGCCCCCCGGCGACGCGCAGGTGCGGCAGCCCATGTCCGCCGCGTATTCCAGCGAGATTTCGCCGTGGGCGTACCGGGCGCCGATGGATTGGATCTTGCCCGCATCCTCGCCCTCCTCCGCCGGCAGCGTGACACCCCCCGGCACCAGCACGCAGGGCAGGTCGTGGGTCGCCGCCAGCGCGATCATCATGGCGGGCAGGCCCTTGTCGCACGTCGCCACGCCGATCACGCCCCGGCGCGTAGGCAAAGACCGGATCAGCCGGCGGAAGACTATGGCCGCGTCGTTCCGGTATGGGAGGCTGTCCATCATGCCGGGCGTGCCCTGCGTGCGGCCGTCGCAGGGATCGGTGCAGTAGCCGCCGAAGGGGATGCCGCCCAGGGCGGTCAGCTCCTCGGCCGCCGCCTGCATGAGCAGCCCGACCTCCCAATGGCCGGTATGGTAGCCCAGGGCGACCGGCGTTCCGTCGGATGCGCGGATTCCCCCCTGGGTGCTGAGGATCAGATACTGCCGCCGGTTCAGCGCGTTGGGACTCCATCCCATGCCCACGTTCTGGGACAGGGCGAACAGGTCGCCGCTGGGGCTTTCCCTCAGCATGTCGTCGGTGAGCGGCAGGCTGCCCTCCGGGCCGGGCGCACTGGACCTGATGTCGTAGATATCCGGATCGGAATGGCCGACGACGGCTTCGAAGGACAGCAGGGACGGGGGTTTCATGAATGGGCTCTTCCGTTGCCGATACGCCCGGTCGTCCACGAAGCGTACCAGTTGTCAGGGGTGAGTTCCGGCGGGACTTCGAGATCCCGCGGGGGGATCATGCCGCGGAGGATCAGGTAACCCTCGTCCAGGAACCGGTCCCGGTCGACGCTGATCACGCTCCCGCTCCCCGGCATCGACCGACGTTATCCAGGAGCGCTTTCATGTAGCCCAGCGCGTAGGCCCTGGAAGGATGATGCCGTTCATCGGGATCTATGGCGAGCCGTGGGACGTGATCGTCAATCATGGGACAGTCCACGCCGGATTCCTCATAGGCCATCAGGGATTCCATGGGATCCACGTGGCCCTGATCGATGAAGGTCTCCGAAAACGCGGGAACAGGCCCCGAGACGAACCGGAAGTGGACGTAGTTGATCTTATTCCACTGACCGAAGTACCGGATGGCGTCGAGCACGTCGCCCGGCATTTCCGAAACGGTCCCCTGGCAGAAGCCCAGTCCGTTGCAGTCGCTGGGGACGATTTCGACGAACCGCCTCAGCGCTTCGTGGCTGCGGAAGACACGGGCGATTCCGCCGATGGGCGAAATGGGCGGATCGTCGGGATGCAGGCTCATGCGCACGCCGGCCTTTTCGGCCACCGGTATCGCCGCCTCCAGGAAATAGGTGATGTTGCTCCACATGTCTTCGTCGGACAATTCCAGGTCCCGGGGAACAGGCGGTTTCCAGTAATCCTGCTTAGCCCCCTTGATCTGTTCGTAGTCGAAACTGGTGACGACCGCGCCGCCCCGGCTCCGGGTCGATTTCGACGTGCGCAGTCCGTAGTTGCCGCCCACGTTGCGCAGGCTGAAGAAATATCCCAGAACGGGGATACCCACGGCACCCATGTTCTCCAGCGTCCTGCACCAGTGCTCGATCTGCTCGTCGCGCCCCGGCAGCCCCAGCTTGATCTTGTCGCACCACTCGGGCGGAACGCCCTCGAGCACCGACCAGGTCAACCCGGCGTCTTCGATGCGCGCCTTTTGGAGCGACAGATCATGAAAACTGTAATAGCCTTTTGCAAGGTCGCAATCCGGCAGCCCGTTTACGACGTCCGTCACCCCCAGTTGCCGGGCGAAGGCCAGGTGCCCGGCGTCCATCCTGCCGTTGACTGCCAGCTTCATGGTTGAGTTTCCACAGTCGATCGCTTCCGTGCCCGGTCAGGGTCCGATGTGACCGGGATTACCTTGACAGGAACGCCGGAGAACCGTATAATTATCCGAGGTTTACGGGGTGTAGCGCAGTCCGGTCAGCGCACCTGCTTTGGGAGCAGGGGGTCGGGGGTTCAAATCCCCCCACCCCGATTCCTATCTCCCCGGTACGGAGCACGCTTGCATCCTACGGCTCCTGGCTTCGAATCTCTACATACCTTTCCAGTCGAGACACTTCGCCGTCATCCACGTACTTGCCGATTTCCCGACGAAACTGATCCATGCTGGAATAGGGGCGGTATTCCTTGAATTCATGGGCCATGCGGTCGCCGACTCCGGGGATGGCGAGTATCTCCTCGTCGGTGGCCGTATTCAGATCGATGGGAACATATACGTACTGCTCCATGCGCGCCACCTCTGCGTCGTCCACGTACTTGCCCATTTCCCGTCGCCACTGGGCGATGGCGAGATAGGGGCGGTATTCCTTGAACTCATGGACCATGCGGTCGCCTACACCCGGTACCAGGCGGATTTCTTCATCAATGGCCGTATTCAGGTTCAAAGGTATAAACATTCGGGCGTAGAGCGCGGCCGCATCCTCCCGGCTCATATGCGCTGAAATGAGCGCGTCCAGTTCGGTCATGCCCGGATAAGGCCGTGCTTCCAGCACCATGTCGGCGAGTTCCGCGGTCATGCCCGGCAGCATGGCGAGTTCGTCGCTTCCGGCGAGGTTCGGATTGACGACCACCGCCGCCGACGATACGGCCGGTGTTGCGGTCTCGGTGGTGCCAGCCTGCTCGGCTACTTCGGAGCCGCCGCATCCGCCGGCCGCAACGAGGAAGGCAACGAGCGATGCCAGCAGCGCGGACCCTGGTTGCTTGAAGGTATTCATGATTTCTCCATGGTTTTGATGGATACAGGATTTGAATTCAAGGCCGGATGCCGAAGGCAGGCCACCAGGCCAAGCAGACCGAGCAACGTCATGGTGCCCGGCGCAAGAGCCGGATAGGCGCCACCCAATGCTTCCCAGACCAGTTCAAGCCCTTCCCGCGATGGATACATTTCCAGTTCGAACTCCACGTTCCCCTGGTAGTGCAGCCACTGCCCGACGAATCCGGACAGGACGAACAATCCCATAAGGACCTGGTACGCCCGGATGATCGCAAAACCGGGAGAGAGGATGAGCCAGATCGAAACCGGAAGACCGGCCGCCAGGAGAACGATCGGTGCCCATTGCCAGTTGTCCTCCATGTGATCTAGGAAGACGAGTTCGAATCCAACGCCCACAATGCCGACGGTCAAAACGATCAGGACGAGACGTCGCAATGTTGCGGCGTCGTCTCGCGGTGTCCCGTGGGGCGGATTATCCATGGCATGCGCCTCGCGTACTTCGGTACATCAGAACAGCGTATTCTTCACCAGAGGTGCGAGGATATCCGGCGTGTCGTTGGACACCCGGTTTACCCGGTTGCTGACGGGCCGGATTTCATAAGGGCCGTCATGGGGCGTCCGTATGATTTCCTGAAGTGTCTCCATAGGCGTTCCGGGGGCGAGCCAGTCGGCGAAGTCGTCGGGATCGACCACCACGGGCTGCCGGTCGTGGATATCGGAAAGCGCGGGGGAGGCAACGGTCGTTACGATAGTGAACGTCTCGAGATGCTGACCGTCCCGGCTCCACTGCTCCCACAGCGCGGCAAAGGAGGCCGGTGAACCGTCTTCGAGTGCCAGAAAAAAGGGTTGCTTGCCGCCCCCGGTCCGCCCGCCCTGCCCGGACCGCCCGGTCCGGCGCCACTCGAACCATCCGTTGGCCGGGATGAGGCACCGGCGCGACCGGAACGCCGAACGGAAGGCGGGCTTCTGGTGAACGGTCTCGGCCCTGGCGTTGATGAGCCGTGCCCCTATCCTGGCGTCCCTGGCCCAGGACGGAACCAGTCCCCAGCGGAGCAAGGCCACGGATCTCGTTCCATGTACGTCGAGACGGCAGACCACGAATTCCTGCGTCGGCGCGCCGTTGTATCTGGGCTCCGGATCGAGGCGTTGAGTCGAATCAGGCAAGGTATACAACGTAAATATCTGTTGCTCGGCCAGGCTTTGGAAGAGGCGTCCGCACATGACTGGTTTTCCGTCTAAACGTGCTCTCTCTGCAATTCTGCCGGGAAGTAATCCACGCGTATGGAATACTTGACCATAGCCTTACTGATACATATCATTTACACAGCGAAGATATGATGTTTGACACGCGAAGCAAGCCCAATCACGTGCGTGTGAAGGAGAACAGAACTTGAACTACGATCTGGACACCACCTTCCGCGGTGATCTGTTTGGCGGGATTACTTCCGCGATAGTGGGTCTGCCGGTTGCGCTCGCCTTCGGCGTCGCGTCGGGCATGGGCGCGGCAGCCGGTCTGTACGGGGCGATCGGCGTAGGCTTTTTCGCCGCCGTGTTCGGGGGCACGCGCTCCCAGATATCCGGCCCCACGGCACCCATGACCGTGGTCATGGCGGTCATCATCGCGGAACACGCGGGTTCGATCACCGATGCCCTCACCGTCGTGATCATGGGCGGCCTGTTGCAGATCCTGCTGGGCACGTTGCGATTCGGACGATTCGTGGCTTACACGCCCCACGTGGTGATCTCCGGTTTCATGTCCGGCATCGGGCTCATCGTCATGCTGATCCAGGCGCTGCCCTTCATCGGGGCGCCTGCCGCGCCCGGAGGCGCCGTGGGGACCATTCGCGCACTGTCGGATGCCCTCGGCGACGTAAACTACAGCGCCTTTGCGATCGCCCTCACTACGCTTGCCGTCGGCGTGCTCTGGCCCAGGTGGCTTTCGAAACTGCTGCCCGGCACCCTGGTCGCCCTGGTCGCCGGTACGACGCTAAGCGTGCTCTGGCTGTCCGACGTGCCGGTGATCGGGGCCATACCCACCGGGTTGCCGGAGATCGTATTGATAGCGCCAACCGCCGCCTTCGTTCTCCATGCCATCGAACCCGCGCTCATCCTCGCATTGCTTGGTTCCGTGGACAGCCTGCTCACCTCCCTGATCGCCGACTCTCTCACGGGTACGCGACACAACGCGGACAAGGAACTGGTGGGACAGGGGATTGGCAATGTAGTAGCCGGACTGATTGGCGGGCTTCCCGGCGCCGGCGCCACCATGGGCACGGTGACCAACATACGGGCAGGCGGCACCACGCGATTGTCCGGCGCGCTGCGAGCCATCATCCTGTTGGTATTGCTCATGGGGCTGGGCTGGGTCGTCGAACCGATCCCCACGCCGTACTCGCGGGCATATTGATGAAGGTAGGCTGGGACATCGTCGACTGGCGGATCCTGACGCGGATTCACCGCCTGCACAGGGAACACCTTTTCATCCTGTTGCTCACCCTGGGGCTGACCGTCTTTGTCGACCTGATCACCGCGGTAGCGATAGGACTGATCGTCGCAGGCATGGCCCACGCCCGGAAACTGGAGAATCTGGAACTCGACAGCGTGGTTTCCGTACCATTGCTGGACCGCCAGTTCTTCTCACATGATGATAACGCGGACACCATGGATCAGTTCATGGCCCGGGTCGGCCTGGTTGCGCTCAGGGGAAGTTTCACCGTCGCTTCGTCCAAGAAACTGGTAGGGGTGATCAGCGAGGATATCAAGGATCACGACATCGTCATTTTCGACTTCTCCGGCGCCACGTACATTGATGACAGTGCGGCCATGGTCGTGGAACAGCTCATGGATGTCGCCACGAGCGAAGACACGGCGTTCATCGTCATGTCGCTCTCGGGATCCGTCGAGGAGACCCTTTCCGCACTCGGTATCATCCAGCGCGTACCGGAAGCACACATCGTGAACACGCTGGATGAAGCACGCGAAGTCGCCAGGGAAATGCTCGGGACGTAATCCTGATTGAATAAAGGGTGAATAAGAGAGCGGGAAGAGGGCACATGTTCAGACAGTGGAGACCATACCTCCCCTTTTGCCTGTACGGTCTCGTCGCCCTGTTGTTGACTTCAGCCTGCAGTGACGGTCCGTCCGATCCTTCTGGATATCCATTCGTAGAGACCATCCCCGGGGAAGAAGCGGCGGCCAGGCCCCTCCCGGCGGACGCGGCGCCTCCCGAACGCCAGGTGTATCGTTATTTCTCCAACGAACCCTCCAGCCTGGACGTCAGCGTTGCCTTGTACGAATCCCTGGGCAGTGCGTTCCTGTTCGAACGCCTCTGCATGGTCGACGAGGACGAAGCACTTATTCCGGGCGCGGCGGACCGGTGGGAGCGTTCGCCCGATGGAAGAACCTGGACGTTCCACCTCCATCCCGGCGCGCGGTGGAGCGACGGCACGCCGGTCACCGCCCACGACTTCGAATACACGTACAAGCGCCTGCTCCACCCGGACAGCGGCAACGTGTATGCCTTCTTCTATTACGACATCAAGGGCGCGAGGGCGTACAACCAGCGTAAGATCGACGACCCGGACCTGCTCGGCGTACGGGCGATCGACGACCTGACCTTCGAAATCGAAACCGATGAACCCTGTGCCTACATGCCATACGTGACCTCGTACACGGCCTCTTCGCCGGTACCGAGATGGCAGGTGGAGAAATACGGCAGGCGGTGGACGGAGGCCGGGCGCTGCGTGAGCAACTCGGCGTTCAGGCTGGACGAATGGGTCCAGGGCAAGTACATGACCTTCCGGCTCAATCCGTACTACAAGGGAAACAATCCGGGTCATTTAAGAAAGATCGTCCGCCTCTTCTCGGGAACGGCGGGGACCGGCAGCGCATCCGGCGGCGTGGGACTGCTGCCGTACGAGAATGACGAGGTGGACCTGGTCGGCGTGGGTAGTCCGGCCGATCTCGATCGCATCAGAAATGACCCGGAGCTGAGCGGCCAGCTCTGGAAGTTCAACGGCGTGTCCACCGTATACCTGTTTTTCCGAACCCGGGAGCCGCCCTTTGACGATGTCCGCGTACGCCAGGCTATCGCCAGAGCCATCGACAAGCAAACCATCGCCGACGTGCTGTTCAAGGGGGCCGTCCGACCCGCCTACGGCATGCGACCCCCCAATTTCCCCGGATATGCCGGCGAACGCCAGAGGCCCCTCCAGGCGTTTGATCCGGAGACCGCGCGCCGGCTGATGGCCGAAGCAGGATACCCCGGCGGCAAGGGATTCCCCGCCATCGAGATCTGGTTGCGAGACGCACCTCCTTCCTCGCAGAGCGGCCAGGCCGCACAGATGATCCAGGAACAACTGCTCGAAATCCTCGGAGTCCGGCTTGAAATCCGAAACATGCAGGCAAACGCCTTCAATCA
Encoded proteins:
- a CDS encoding YjhG/YagF family D-xylonate dehydratase, giving the protein MKPPSLLSFEAVVGHSDPDIYDIRSSAPGPEGSLPLTDDMLRESPSGDLFALSQNVGMGWSPNALNRRQYLILSTQGGIRASDGTPVALGYHTGHWEVGLLMQAAAEELTALGGIPFGGYCTDPCDGRTQGTPGMMDSLPYRNDAAIVFRRLIRSLPTRRGVIGVATCDKGLPAMMIALAATHDLPCVLVPGGVTLPAEEGEDAGKIQSIGARYAHGEISLEYAADMGCRTCASPGGGCQFLGTAATSQVVGEAFGLSLPHSALAPSGQPIWTDMARRSARALMRLEAEGLTVRKILTEDALENAMTVHAAFGGSTNLLLHIPAVAHAAGLRRPTIEDWVRINRRTPRLVDVLPNGPTGYPTVIAFLAGGVPEVMLHLREAGLLNEKVRTAAGSTLGEILDWWQTSERRRLVRARLKQVDGIDPDEVIMSPERARNRGLTSTVTFPRGNLAPEGAVIKSTAIDPTVVDPDGVYRKTGPARVFTRERDAIAAIKSRNEDRIKPGDVLILICRGPMGAGMEETYQITAALRHLSFGKHVAVVTDARFSGISTGACIGHVGPEALAGGPIGKVLDGDLVEIVIDRNALTGSINLVGNETGVFGVEEGTRQLAARPPRPDLAVDPNLPDDTRLWAALQQAGGGAWGGCVYDVDEIVHRMRHGGMAGVLESSQKTAEPQKQSKPKAKAGKSGK
- a CDS encoding mannonate dehydratase, which translates into the protein MKLAVNGRMDAGHLAFARQLGVTDVVNGLPDCDLAKGYYSFHDLSLQKARIEDAGLTWSVLEGVPPEWCDKIKLGLPGRDEQIEHWCRTLENMGAVGIPVLGYFFSLRNVGGNYGLRTSKSTRSRGGAVVTSFDYEQIKGAKQDYWKPPVPRDLELSDEDMWSNITYFLEAAIPVAEKAGVRMSLHPDDPPISPIGGIARVFRSHEALRRFVEIVPSDCNGLGFCQGTVSEMPGDVLDAIRYFGQWNKINYVHFRFVSGPVPAFSETFIDQGHVDPMESLMAYEESGVDCPMIDDHVPRLAIDPDERHHPSRAYALGYMKALLDNVGRCRGAGA
- a CDS encoding helix-hairpin-helix domain-containing protein encodes the protein MNTFKQPGSALLASLVAFLVAAGGCGGSEVAEQAGTTETATPAVSSAAVVVNPNLAGSDELAMLPGMTAELADMVLEARPYPGMTELDALISAHMSREDAAALYARMFIPLNLNTAIDEEIRLVPGVGDRMVHEFKEYRPYLAIAQWRREMGKYVDDAEVARMEQYVYVPIDLNTATDEEILAIPGVGDRMAHEFKEYRPYSSMDQFRREIGKYVDDGEVSRLERYVEIRSQEP
- a CDS encoding SOS response-associated peptidase, whose amino-acid sequence is MCGRLFQSLAEQQIFTLYTLPDSTQRLDPEPRYNGAPTQEFVVCRLDVHGTRSVALLRWGLVPSWARDARIGARLINARAETVHQKPAFRSAFRSRRCLIPANGWFEWRRTGRSGQGGRTGGGKQPFFLALEDGSPASFAALWEQWSRDGQHLETFTIVTTVASPALSDIHDRQPVVVDPDDFADWLAPGTPMETLQEIIRTPHDGPYEIRPVSNRVNRVSNDTPDILAPLVKNTLF
- a CDS encoding SulP family inorganic anion transporter, translating into MNYDLDTTFRGDLFGGITSAIVGLPVALAFGVASGMGAAAGLYGAIGVGFFAAVFGGTRSQISGPTAPMTVVMAVIIAEHAGSITDALTVVIMGGLLQILLGTLRFGRFVAYTPHVVISGFMSGIGLIVMLIQALPFIGAPAAPGGAVGTIRALSDALGDVNYSAFAIALTTLAVGVLWPRWLSKLLPGTLVALVAGTTLSVLWLSDVPVIGAIPTGLPEIVLIAPTAAFVLHAIEPALILALLGSVDSLLTSLIADSLTGTRHNADKELVGQGIGNVVAGLIGGLPGAGATMGTVTNIRAGGTTRLSGALRAIILLVLLMGLGWVVEPIPTPYSRAY
- a CDS encoding STAS domain-containing protein: MKVGWDIVDWRILTRIHRLHREHLFILLLTLGLTVFVDLITAVAIGLIVAGMAHARKLENLELDSVVSVPLLDRQFFSHDDNADTMDQFMARVGLVALRGSFTVASSKKLVGVISEDIKDHDIVIFDFSGATYIDDSAAMVVEQLMDVATSEDTAFIVMSLSGSVEETLSALGIIQRVPEAHIVNTLDEAREVAREMLGT
- a CDS encoding peptide ABC transporter substrate-binding protein, whose amino-acid sequence is MFRQWRPYLPFCLYGLVALLLTSACSDGPSDPSGYPFVETIPGEEAAARPLPADAAPPERQVYRYFSNEPSSLDVSVALYESLGSAFLFERLCMVDEDEALIPGAADRWERSPDGRTWTFHLHPGARWSDGTPVTAHDFEYTYKRLLHPDSGNVYAFFYYDIKGARAYNQRKIDDPDLLGVRAIDDLTFEIETDEPCAYMPYVTSYTASSPVPRWQVEKYGRRWTEAGRCVSNSAFRLDEWVQGKYMTFRLNPYYKGNNPGHLRKIVRLFSGTAGTGSASGGVGLLPYENDEVDLVGVGSPADLDRIRNDPELSGQLWKFNGVSTVYLFFRTREPPFDDVRVRQAIARAIDKQTIADVLFKGAVRPAYGMRPPNFPGYAGERQRPLQAFDPETARRLMAEAGYPGGKGFPAIEIWLRDAPPSSQSGQAAQMIQEQLLEILGVRLEIRNMQANAFNQLMYEWEIPLGMVGYDADFSDPQSLLGVPWRSQPRGFTRHDWSNARFNDLIDRARGEPDRGRRMHFYEEAEWILTSGVGGAFLWHDHRFQLRKPWLKGLKQDRAGFYPFWENNTVYTEMYIGRERLDG